The genome window CGACGGTGGCGCCGGCGTCGCGCATGCGGTCGAGCGCGCGGTCGCCGTCCCCCTCGGCCAGGTCGACGGCAGCGGTCGCGTCGGCGAGCACGGTGACCTCGAAGCCGAGTCGGCGGGCGTCCTCGACGGTGGCCGCCACGCAGACGTCGGTGGCGATGCCGACGACGACGACGTGATGGACGTCGCCCTCCCGCAACAGCCGCTCCAGCTCGGTGGCGTGCTCCTCCCCGGACGCCGGGTCGCGGACGCTGAACCCGGAGTAGCCGTCGCCCCCGTCGACCCCCTTCCGCACGACCGGGCCGGACACGGGGACCGCCTCGTGCAGCGCCGCGCCCCAGGTGTCGGCGACGCAGTGGACCGGCCAGGTCCCCCCGTCGACGTCGAAGTGCGGGGTCCGCGGGGGGTGCCAGTCAGCGGTGTGGATCACGGGCACGCCGGCGTCGCGGGCGGTCGCGACCTCCTCGGCGACGCGGGCGACGGCGTGCTCGGCACCCCGCACGTACAACGACCCGTCGGGGTGGGCGAAGTCGTTCTGGACGTCCACGACGACCAGTGCGGTCCCCTCGGCGTAGCGCCCCCCGGCGTGGTGCTGGTCGGTGTCGCGCATGTCGGCTCCTCCTCGGCTCGCAGCTCGCTCCGGTCAGCTGCCGGAGCGACCCAGTCTGCCGACCCCTGCCAGCAGCAGCCGGGTCGCGCTGCGCGGCATCGCGCCCGACAGGGCCGCGGCCGCCTTCCAGCCGACGCCGGGCACCACCACCGCCTTGTTCTCCGCCACGCCGTCGATGCCGGCCCGGGCGACGCCCTCCGGTGACAGCAGCAGCTGGCGGGGAAGGCGCCGTGCGGCCGCGTCGCGCTGCACCATCGGGGTGTCGACGAAGCCGGGGCAGAGGGCGGTGACGTGGATGCCGCTGCCGGCGTTCTCGAGGCGGATCGACTCGCTGAAGCTCGTCTCGTACGCCTTGCACGCCATGTACGTCGCCGAGCCGGGCATGGGCTGGAACCCACCCATCGACGAGACGTTCAGGATCCCGCCGCCGCCGCCGCGGGCTCGCATGGCCGTCAGGGCGGCGTGGGTCAGCTGCATCATGACGCGGATGTGGATCTGGACCTGGGCGAGCTCGCGGTCGAGGTCGAGGCGGTCGAAGCGCCCGCCGTTCCCGAACCCGGCGTTGTTGACGAGCAGGTCGATGGCGGGGTCGACCCCCAGCCGCTCGACCACCCGGCGCACGTCGGTGTCGTCGAGCAGGTCGGCGGTCATCACCTCGACCTCGACGTCGAGCTCGTCGGCCA of Euzebya sp. contains these proteins:
- a CDS encoding cysteine hydrolase family protein gives rise to the protein MRDTDQHHAGGRYAEGTALVVVDVQNDFAHPDGSLYVRGAEHAVARVAEEVATARDAGVPVIHTADWHPPRTPHFDVDGGTWPVHCVADTWGAALHEAVPVSGPVVRKGVDGGDGYSGFSVRDPASGEEHATELERLLREGDVHHVVVVGIATDVCVAATVEDARRLGFEVTVLADATAAVDLAEGDGDRALDRMRDAGATVEGVLR
- a CDS encoding SDR family NAD(P)-dependent oxidoreductase; the encoded protein is MSSPYRRALVTGASSGIGRAIATELAADGVDLVVVARSTDRLSALADELDVEVEVMTADLLDDTDVRRVVERLGVDPAIDLLVNNAGFGNGGRFDRLDLDRELAQVQIHIRVMMQLTHAALTAMRARGGGGGILNVSSMGGFQPMPGSATYMACKAYETSFSESIRLENAGSGIHVTALCPGFVDTPMVQRDAAARRLPRQLLLSPEGVARAGIDGVAENKAVVVPGVGWKAAAALSGAMPRSATRLLLAGVGRLGRSGS